A genomic region of Ictidomys tridecemlineatus isolate mIctTri1 chromosome 10, mIctTri1.hap1, whole genome shotgun sequence contains the following coding sequences:
- the C10H16orf54 gene encoding transmembrane protein C16orf54 homolog gives MPATRGQPSEHMEAPSASETALWPPLPCGPCIPIMLALASLAAFFILTTAVLAERLFRRSLRADPGTHHAPTLVWRPGGELWIEPTGTARERSEDWYGAAVPLLSGRAPDPPTPGGTLEAQASAPLAPLAPHSAPSSLVLQTPPEVPAQSTFWGPQPQEERPHATGLVSWAEPELRSEVSMQLGSPKAWRQRPGSPEPDWGLQPRVTLEQISAFWRREGRTSVGF, from the coding sequence ATGCCTGCAACTCGTGGGCAGCCATCTGAGCACATGGAGGCACCCAGTGCGTCTGAGACAGCCTTGTGGCCTCCGCTGCCCTGTGGCCCCTGCATCCCCATCATGCTGGCCCTGGCCTCCCTCGCCGCCTTCTTCATCCTGACCACAGCCGTGTTGGCCGAACGCCTGTTCCGCCGCTCTCTCCGCGCAGACCCTGGGACCCACCACGCACCCACCCTGGTCTGGCGCCCCGGAGGGGAGCTGTGGATCGAGCCCACAGGCACGGCCCGAGAGCGCTCTGAGGACTGGTATGGCGCAGCAGTCCCCCTGCTGTCGGGCAGGGCCCCAGACCCTCCCACCCCTGGGGGCACTTTGGAGGCCCAAGCAAGCGCCCCACTTGCCCCTTTAGCCCCACACTCTGCTCCCAGTTCCTTGGTCCTCCAGACCCCACCTGAGGTCCCAGCCCAAAGCACCTTCTGggggccccagccccaggaagagaGGCCCCATGCCACAGGCCTGGTGAGTTGGGCTGAGCCTGAGCTGAGGTCAGAGGTCAGCATGCAGTTGGGGAGTCCTAAGGcctggaggcagaggccagggagcCCTGAGCCTGACTGGGGACTCCAGCCTCGGGTCACCCTGGAGCAGATTTCAGCATTCTGGAGGCGGGAAGGCCGGACCAGTGTGGGGTTCTGA